CTGAAGCCGGGCGATACCTGGACCTACATCAACACGGTCGAAATCGGCCCGAACGGCTGGCGCCAGACGCGCGACCAGATTTCCGTGCAGCGCACGACTCCCGAGCACATCTACGTCGAAACCCGGCAGAGCGGCGCGACGCAGGCGCCCCGCGAATTGATCGTCGACGCGGACTGGAGCCGTTCGCGCAGCGTCAACGGCACGGAAACCGTGGTGAGCCGCCCGCTGGCGTTTCCGCTGACGGTCGGCAAGACGTGGACGATCAAGTACAGCGAGTCGCACCCGAATCCGCAGCATGCGTCGGAAGCGTACGACACGCATTACAAGGTCGTCGGCCCCGACACCGTCACCGTGACGGGCGGCAAGTTCGACGCGATCAAGATCGAGGCCGAAGGCACTTGGCAGGCGCAAGCCGTGCCGGGACAGTCGATCACGTCCGGCGTGTCACGCAACGCGGGCGGTTCGACGATCGTGATGCAAAGCCGCAACAACGGCACCGCGGAACAGACCGGCAAGACCTACAAGGCGTTCTGGTACGTGCCGGCGGTCGGTCGATGGGTCAAGTCGGTCGAGGAGTACTACGACCCGAACGGGGTGCGGACGGCGCGCTATTCGAACGAACTGGCGTCGTTCAAGCGCGCCGGCGCGCAGAGCAGCCCGCCGTTGGCAGGCGCGCCCGCACCCGTGCCGCCGGAAGGCCAGCCCGCCGGCGAGCAATGACGGAGCGCGCGCTCACTTACGCCTACGTATAGAGCGACGCCTGCGGCAATTCCCCCGTCAGCGCGAACCGGCCCACATCGCGCAGCCGGTAGTCGAGCGGATCGTGCAGCGTATGCGTGCGCGCGTTCCGCCAGAAGCGGTCGAGCCCGAGCGACGCGGCCGTCGCGCGCGCGCCGCAGGCGTCGAACAATGCCTCGCCGTTCTCGAGCGCCGCGCGCTGCGCGGCGATCTTCGCGTCCGACACCGCGAGCGCCGCTTCCGCGCGCTCGTCCGCCGTCAGCGCATCCTGCCGCGCCCACGCGCGCTGCAACGCGACGGCCGCGCGATCGGCCAGCGCCGCCGCGCCAATCGCCCGCACGCGCATGTCGCCGAAGCGCTGCAGCGTGTATGGATCGTCGCTGGCCTGCGCGGCGTCCGACTGAATCCACGGGCGGCCATGCTTCAGCACATAGTCGCGCGCCTCGGCCAGCGTGCCTTCCGCGAGCCCGACGAACAGGTTCGTCAACACGAGCTGCGAGACGAGCGTGCGCAGCGTCGCGCGCGGCGTCGGCGGCGTCTCGGAACGGTGCAGCACCTCGTCGGGCGCGAGCGTCACGCCGTCGAAGCGCACACTGCCGCTGTCGGTCTGGCGCTGGCCGATCGGGTCCCAGTCGTCGTTGACCGTGATTCCGCGGCGATCGGTCGGCACCACGCCGAACACGGTGCGGCCCGTTTCCGGATCGTGCGCGGACACCGTCATCCGCTGCGAGCCGCGCGTGCCCGAACAGAAGCCCTTCACACCGTCGAGCCGGTAGCCGCCGTCCGGGTTCGCGGTCGCGACCAGCCGCGTGTCGAGCGGGTTCACCGCATTGCCCCACCACCAGCGCTGCTCGACCGTGCCGCGCAGATAACGCTCGCGCTGCGCCGGGTTGCCCCACACGTCGACGCTCACCACCTGCAGGCACTGGAACCCGACGAGATGCGCAAGCGCGCTGTCGACGCGCGCGATCCGCCGGATCGCGTCGTAGATCACCGGCCACGCGGTTTCCTGCCCGCCGAACGCGCGCGGCACCGCGAGCGTCAGCAAGCCCGCGTCGGCCAGCCACTGTTTCTCCTGAGCCGCGTGACCGCCCGCGCGGTCGCGCGCGACGGCGGTCGCACGCAGCGCGTCGATCGCACGCGTCAATGCGTCGAGGTCCAGTTCAAGCGCCGGCGCATCGCCGCCATCGGGCGCGAACGTCGCGGGGCCGCGTGGATCGTTCATGCGACGGCTTCCTGTGCAAGCGCTTCCGACGCGACGGCATCGCCCGACAGCGGCACGAGCGCGCCGAGCGGCCGGCCGGTCAGCCGCGCCAGGATCTCGCGCCGCCAGTCGTCGTAGATCGCGCGGTATTCGGCGATGTCCGCGCCGAACACGTGCGCGGTATGCGCGTACTCGTCGTGCAGATAGCCGTCGAGCCGCGCCTGCGTTTCCTCGTCGGCCGCGATCACGCGATCGATCAGCGCGTCGCGTTCGGCGGCCGGCAGCGCCTTCAACGTGTCGAACCACCACTGGACGATCTGCACGCGATGCCATTCCTCGTCCGGCCGGATCCGGTTCTCGCCGTGTTCGCGCATTGCGCCGTCGCCGATGCGGCCGGTCTTGCGCTGGATCCACAGCTTCGCGAGGATGTGCAGCTCGTAATGCCATTCGAACGCGAGAAAACCCGCGACGTCGCGCACCGCGATGTCGCCGATGCGCGCCCAGTGCGCGGCGACGAGCCGATCGACTTCCGGCAGCGGATCGCGCCCGGTCAGTTCGGTCACGCGCTCGCGGCCGATCACCGCGTGCGCGCCGTCATCGCCGAGCTGGCGCGACAGGATCAGCTGGAAATGCGGATCGTCGCGGAACAGCGTGTCGATCGCCTTCGCGACGACCTGCACGATGAACAGGTCGTGCGACGCCATCTTCGTGTAGTAGTCGGCAACGGCGGCCCGTTCGGCGTCGTTTTGCGGCTCGCGCGGCGGCGTGGCGAGTTTGTCGGGAAAGCCGGGACGATGGCGTCGCGCCACGTCGAGAAACAGCGCTTCCTCGAATTGTCCGTTCCATTCGCGCGGCGCGCCGATGGGCAAGGTCATGGGGTTCGTTCTCTCAGGATCATGAATGAAGCGAGCGCACGCTTGTGGCGTCGCTCAGGTACGCCGGGTCACGCGTCGGACCAGGCGGTCGCCCGTGATTTGCACGGCCGAGACGAGCGCGATCAGGATCACGATCACGGTCGCCATGACGGTGGTGTCGAAACGCTGGTAGCCGTAGCGGATCGCGAGATCGCCGAGCCCGCCCGCGCCGACGGCGCCCGCCATCGCGGTCGAGCCGATCAGCGCGACGACGGTGATCGTGAAGCCGCCGAGCATGCCTGGCAGTGCCTCGGGCAGCAGCACGTGCCACACGATGTGGCGGCGCTTCGCGCCCATCGCGAGCGCGGCCTCGATCAGCCCGCGATCGACTTCGCGCAGGCTCACTTCGGCGATCCGCGCGAAGAACGGAATCGCGGCGATCGACAGCGGCACGACGGCCGCCCATACGCCGATCGTCGTACCGATCAGCACCCGCGTGAACGGCAGCAGCGCAACGAGCAGGATGATGAACGGCGTCGAGCGGAACACGTTGACGAGCGCGCCGAGCACCGCGTTCACGCCGCGCCGCGCATAGATGCCGCCGGGCGCGGTCGTGACCAGGATCACCGCGAGCGGGATGCCGATCAGCGCCGCGATCGCGGCCGATGCGGCGACCATCGACAACGTGTCGCGAATCGCCTCGAGCAGTTCGGGCCACCAGAGCTCAAACATAACCGAGCACCTCCGCGTGATTCGCATGGCGGCGTGCGCGTTCGAGCAGCGCGGCGACCGCGCCGCGCGCATGCGCGTGGCCGGCCTCGCCCGTACCCGGCGCGGCCGCGATCACGAGGCGCCCCTGTGCATGCCCCTGGATGCGTTCGATCCCGCCGTGCAGGAAGCGCACGGAGCCGCCGAGCGCCGCCGCGAGCGCGCCGACGTCCGGTTCGCCCCCACTCTCGCCCGTATAGCGCACGTCGAGCACGACTTGCGCGCCGTCGGGCAGCGCGTCCTGTTCGGGCAGCGGCTGCACGCGCGCGGCCAGTTCGGCCGGCAGGTCGTGCACGAGCGTGCTGAGCAGCGCACGCGTCGCGCCGTGCTTCGGATCGCCGAACACGCGCCACACCGGGCCCGTTTCGACGACTTCCCCCTGCTCGATCACCGCGACCGTGTCGCACACCGCGCGGATCACTTCCATCTCGTGCGTGATCAGCACGATCGTCAGCCCGAGGCGGCGGTTGATGTCGGCGAGCAGCGCGAGGATCGACTGCGTCGTCTCGGGATCGAGCGCCGACGTCGCCTCGTCGCACAGCAGCACCTCGGGATCGTGCACGAGCGCGCGGGCGATGCCGACGCGCTGCTTCTGGCCGCCCGACAGGCTCGCCGGGTACGCGTCGCGCTTCGCGGCGAGCCCGACGAGTTCGAGCAGCGCCTCGGCCTTGCGCGTGCGCTCGGCCTTCGGCACGCCGGCGATCTTCAGCGGCAGCGCGACGTTCTCGAACACCGTCTTCGCGGACAGCAGGTTGAAATGCTGGAACACCATGCCGGTGCGCCGCCGCAACGCGACGAGGCCGTCTTCGTCGAGCGCGCCGACGTCGACGCCCTGCACGCGCACGCGGCCCGAGCTCGGCCGTTCGAGCCCGTTCACGAGCCGCAGCAGCGTCGATTTCCCGGCGCCGCTGCGGCCGATGATCCCGAACACCTCGCCGCGCCGCACGTCGAGCGTCACGTCGCGCAGCGCGGCGGACTGCCCGCGCGGCGTCGCGAACACCTTGCCCACGTGCTCCAGCGACACGGCGGCAGCGCCAACCGGCACGACCGCTGCGTCATGCTCAGCTGATCCTGCGCCGGCGTGCACGGCCGACGCCTCGATGAAACCCAGCGTATCGAACAATTGCGTCATCGCTTCGCTCCGTCACGTTCAGGCATGCGCGGGATGCGCGGATTCCGGCTCGGCGGCGATGCGATGCTGCGCGCCCGTGTGCCACGCGGGCAGGTGCGCGCCCGCACCGAACAGCTTCTCGCGCAGCGTCGGCGCGGGATCGTAGTCTTCCTTGTAGACGCCGCGGTTCTGCAACTCGGGCACGACCCAGTCGACGAAATCCTCGAACGACTCGGGCATCACGGTGCGCGTCAGGTTGAAACCGTCGATGCCCGTTTCGTCGATCCACGACTGCAATTCGTCCGCGACCTGCGACGGCGATCCGACGATCGGCGCATACCGGCCGCCGAGCGACATCTGTTCGAGCATCCGGCGCACGGTCCACGTGCCGGTCGTGCTCTTGCGCGAGATCGCGTCGACGGCCGACTGGATCGAATCGGTCTTCACGTACGAGATCGGCTCGTCGAGGCCGTACTTCGCAAAGTCGATGCCGGTTGAGCTCGCGAAATGCGCGAGGCCGGCTTCCGGGCTCGCATAACGCCGGTATTCGTCGAACTTCTCGCGTGCGAGCCGTTCGGTCTCGGCCGTCACGACGCTCACGCCCGCGAAGATCCGGATCGACGCCGGGTCGCGCCCCTGCCGCGCGGCGGCCGCGCGGATGTCGAGCGCCGCCGCGCGCGCGGCGGCCTTGCTCTGCCCGTTCACGAACACGCATTCCGCGTGACGCCCCGCGAACTCGACGCCGCGCGCCGACGAGCCGGCCTGGTACAGCACCGGCGTGCGCTGCAACGACGGCTCGCTCAGGTGGATCGCGTCGATCGAATAGAACGGCCCGTCGTGCTTCACGCGCCGCACCTTGCCCGGCTGCGCGAACACGCGTGTGCGCGCATCGCGAATCACCGCGTCGTCGTCCCAGCTCCGTTCCCATAGCTTGTAGACGACGTCCATGTAATCGTCCGCGCGCTCGTAGCGGTCGTCGTGGCCGATCTGCTGCGCGAGGCCCATCCCGCGCGCGGCGCTGTCGAGATAACCGGTGACGATGTTCCAGCCCACGCGCCCTTTCGTCAGGTGATCGAGCGTCGACATGCGGCGCGCGAACAGGTAAGGCGGCTCGTAGGTCAGGTTCGCGGTCACGCCGAAACCGAGATGCCGCGTGACCTGCGCCATCGCGGGCACGAGCAGCAGCGGATCGTTGACGGGCACCTGCACCGATTCGCGCAGCGCGGCGTCGGGGCCGCCGCCGAACACGTCGTACACGCCGACGATGTCCGCGAGAAAGATCCCGTCGAACTTGCCGCGTTCGAGCGTCTTCGCGAGATCGGCCCAGTAGTCGAGATCGGTGTAGTGGGCGGAGCGGTCGCGCGGATGCGTCCACAACCCGTGATTGATGTGCCCGACGCAGTTCATGTTGAACGCGTTGAGCAGGATCTTCTTGCGGTTCGCCGTCGTCATGCCCGCCTCCGTCACCAGGCGATCGCGTACAGCGAGCCGAACGCGTTGTCGAGAGCCTTGCGCACGGCCGGCGAGTGCTGGTAGATCGCGATGAACTTGCGGATGCGCGGGTCGTTCACGCTGTCCGGCCGCACGACCCACTGGATCGCGAAACTCTTGTTCTCCGTGCCGTCGAACAGCAGCGCGCTGTTCGGGTCGATCGTGCCGGCCAGCTTGATGAAGCTCGGGTAGCCCTGCGCGAGATCGACGTCGTCGAGCGAGCGCGCGAGCTGCGACGCTTCGAGCGGGATGATCTTCAGGTGCTTCGGGTTCGCGACGATGTCGTGCGTCGTCGCGCGGTAGTCGACGCCCGGCTTCAGCGTAATCAGGCCCGCGCGCTGCAGCAGCAACAACCCGCGCCCGCCGTTCACCGGATCGTTCGCGATCGCGACGCGCGCGCCGTCCTTCAGATCGGCAAAGTTCTTCACCTTCTTCGAATAGAGGCCGATCTTCATGATCGTGCCGGGTGCGATCGAGACGAAGTTGTAGCCGCCCTGTTTATTCGCGTTCTCGAGAAACGGGATGTGCTGGAAGTAGTTGACGTCGATGTCCTTGTTCGCGAGCGCCGCGTTCGGCGTATTCCAGTCGGTGAACTCGATGATCTTCACGTCGAGCCCCTGCGCCTTCGCCTCCTTCGCGGCGACCTTCAACGCTTCGATCTGCGGGCTGGTCGAGATGCCGACCTTCAGCGGCGCGGTGTCGGCGCGCGCGCCGTTCGACAGCGCGACGCCGAACACCGCGGCGAGCAGCGCGGCCGCCAGCAGGCGGGCCGGCCGGGCGAACCGGGCCGGTTGGCCGGAGGAAAAGCGGGCGGAAAAAACGGCATGCAGCATGGGAACCACTCTCCTGTCCAAAGACGGTATCGACGGATGAGCGACGCCGCGGCGAACGCGCGAGCGTTCTCCGGACGGTCGTGATCGCATCGGAAAAGGATCAGCCGATGATAGAGAGCGGCGCGAAGGTGGTCTACGAAGCGATTGTGCGAAGAAAATCGCGCGCGGCGATATGGCGCGGGATCGGCCCCGGCCGGGCGCCTGGCCGAAATCTCGGCCCGGGCGCCGCGCGAATTCCGAAATCTCGGAACGGCCTTCGCGAGCGCCTTTCCGCAGACGAAACAAATCCCTTTTGAATCAAGGATCTGCAATCCTGCCCGCGGGCCGGACGCCTGGCATGGAGGTTGCATAACAGTGGGCACACGATGCCGCGAAGCAAAGCAGGCATTCCAACATCAGGAGACACGTCTTGCAGACCTCTATCCACACCCCGTCCCATCCCGAGCCGATTGCCGAAGCCGGTCCCGCCACGCGCGAACGCTTCTGGCCGGAAGGCTGGTGGAAGCTGATGGAAATCCGCATCGGCATCATCCCGCTGCCGGTCTACGTGATCCTGTTCGCGCTGATCGTCGGCTTCGCGGTGACAGGCAAGGTGCCCGGCGAAATCTCGATGGCGATCGCCGTGCTCGCGTTCTTCGGCTTCACGTGCGCCGAACTCGGCAAGCGCCTGCCGCTGTTGCGCAACATCGGCGCGGCCGCGATCTTCGCGACCTTCGTGCCGTCGGCGCTCACCTACTACCACCTGCTGCCGAAACCGGTGCTGAACCTGACGGTCGAATTCACGAAATCGACCAACTTCCTGTACCTGTTCATCGCGTCGATCATCGTCGGCAGCATCCTGAGCATGGACCGCCGCGTGCTGATCCAGGGCTTCCTGAAGAT
The sequence above is drawn from the Burkholderia stabilis genome and encodes:
- a CDS encoding acyl-CoA dehydrogenase family protein; this encodes MNDPRGPATFAPDGGDAPALELDLDALTRAIDALRATAVARDRAGGHAAQEKQWLADAGLLTLAVPRAFGGQETAWPVIYDAIRRIARVDSALAHLVGFQCLQVVSVDVWGNPAQRERYLRGTVEQRWWWGNAVNPLDTRLVATANPDGGYRLDGVKGFCSGTRGSQRMTVSAHDPETGRTVFGVVPTDRRGITVNDDWDPIGQRQTDSGSVRFDGVTLAPDEVLHRSETPPTPRATLRTLVSQLVLTNLFVGLAEGTLAEARDYVLKHGRPWIQSDAAQASDDPYTLQRFGDMRVRAIGAAALADRAAVALQRAWARQDALTADERAEAALAVSDAKIAAQRAALENGEALFDACGARATAASLGLDRFWRNARTHTLHDPLDYRLRDVGRFALTGELPQASLYT
- a CDS encoding methionine ABC transporter permease; this encodes MFELWWPELLEAIRDTLSMVAASAAIAALIGIPLAVILVTTAPGGIYARRGVNAVLGALVNVFRSTPFIILLVALLPFTRVLIGTTIGVWAAVVPLSIAAIPFFARIAEVSLREVDRGLIEAALAMGAKRRHIVWHVLLPEALPGMLGGFTITVVALIGSTAMAGAVGAGGLGDLAIRYGYQRFDTTVMATVIVILIALVSAVQITGDRLVRRVTRRT
- a CDS encoding methionine ABC transporter ATP-binding protein, producing MTQLFDTLGFIEASAVHAGAGSAEHDAAVVPVGAAAVSLEHVGKVFATPRGQSAALRDVTLDVRRGEVFGIIGRSGAGKSTLLRLVNGLERPSSGRVRVQGVDVGALDEDGLVALRRRTGMVFQHFNLLSAKTVFENVALPLKIAGVPKAERTRKAEALLELVGLAAKRDAYPASLSGGQKQRVGIARALVHDPEVLLCDEATSALDPETTQSILALLADINRRLGLTIVLITHEMEVIRAVCDTVAVIEQGEVVETGPVWRVFGDPKHGATRALLSTLVHDLPAELAARVQPLPEQDALPDGAQVVLDVRYTGESGGEPDVGALAAALGGSVRFLHGGIERIQGHAQGRLVIAAAPGTGEAGHAHARGAVAALLERARRHANHAEVLGYV
- a CDS encoding LLM class flavin-dependent oxidoreductase, with the translated sequence MTTANRKKILLNAFNMNCVGHINHGLWTHPRDRSAHYTDLDYWADLAKTLERGKFDGIFLADIVGVYDVFGGGPDAALRESVQVPVNDPLLLVPAMAQVTRHLGFGVTANLTYEPPYLFARRMSTLDHLTKGRVGWNIVTGYLDSAARGMGLAQQIGHDDRYERADDYMDVVYKLWERSWDDDAVIRDARTRVFAQPGKVRRVKHDGPFYSIDAIHLSEPSLQRTPVLYQAGSSARGVEFAGRHAECVFVNGQSKAAARAAALDIRAAAARQGRDPASIRIFAGVSVVTAETERLAREKFDEYRRYASPEAGLAHFASSTGIDFAKYGLDEPISYVKTDSIQSAVDAISRKSTTGTWTVRRMLEQMSLGGRYAPIVGSPSQVADELQSWIDETGIDGFNLTRTVMPESFEDFVDWVVPELQNRGVYKEDYDPAPTLREKLFGAGAHLPAWHTGAQHRIAAEPESAHPAHA
- a CDS encoding MetQ/NlpA family ABC transporter substrate-binding protein, with the translated sequence MLHAVFSARFSSGQPARFARPARLLAAALLAAVFGVALSNGARADTAPLKVGISTSPQIEALKVAAKEAKAQGLDVKIIEFTDWNTPNAALANKDIDVNYFQHIPFLENANKQGGYNFVSIAPGTIMKIGLYSKKVKNFADLKDGARVAIANDPVNGGRGLLLLQRAGLITLKPGVDYRATTHDIVANPKHLKIIPLEASQLARSLDDVDLAQGYPSFIKLAGTIDPNSALLFDGTENKSFAIQWVVRPDSVNDPRIRKFIAIYQHSPAVRKALDNAFGSLYAIAW